Proteins co-encoded in one Candidatus Nomurabacteria bacterium genomic window:
- a CDS encoding NUDIX domain-containing protein yields the protein MNEIPECFYRVSVKALILNEERDKFLVCEEDNGVWELPGGGLDWGATPQEDLPREISEEMELKTTWVANNPSYFITDQTMNRKQWIVNVVYEAEVEDLSFTPSDECVNIKFVDKEDIKSMNVFPTIKQLGEMFDPQNHVKKF from the coding sequence ATGAATGAAATACCAGAATGCTTTTACCGTGTCAGTGTCAAAGCGCTAATTTTAAATGAAGAAAGAGATAAGTTTCTTGTTTGTGAAGAAGATAATGGGGTCTGGGAATTGCCGGGTGGTGGTCTTGATTGGGGCGCTACCCCACAGGAAGATTTGCCAAGAGAAATAAGTGAGGAGATGGAACTTAAAACTACATGGGTTGCAAATAATCCTTCTTACTTCATCACAGATCAAACAATGAATCGCAAGCAGTGGATTGTTAACGTTGTGTACGAAGCTGAAGTTGAAGATTTGAGTTTTACTCCTTCAGACGAATGCGTAAACATTAAATTTGTAGACAAAGAAGACATTAAGAGCATGAATGTATTCCCCACTATTAAACAACTGGGCGAGATGTTTGACCCTCAAAATCACGTAAAAAAATTCTAA
- the rplS gene encoding 50S ribosomal protein L19, whose protein sequence is MTGVSVSPVNMEERKALGISAGDTVRVHQKIQDKGKTRIQIFEGLVLARKHGDEPGATFTVRKVASGVGVEKIFPLYSPLIDKLEIVKRAKVRRSKLYYIREKVNREIKRQMRRMSLVSMATESGAEAAAREAEEAKKAEEEAAKAAEAEAAKAAEVAAAEAPAEEKAPEAAPETPTEEATEEKKD, encoded by the coding sequence ATGACAGGGGTGTCTGTATCACCCGTAAATATGGAAGAACGCAAGGCGCTTGGTATTTCTGCCGGCGATACGGTGCGTGTTCACCAGAAGATTCAGGATAAGGGTAAGACTCGTATCCAGATTTTTGAGGGCCTTGTATTGGCTCGCAAGCACGGAGATGAACCAGGAGCAACTTTTACGGTACGTAAGGTAGCTAGTGGTGTTGGCGTGGAAAAGATTTTCCCACTCTACTCTCCACTCATCGACAAGCTCGAGATTGTAAAGCGTGCCAAGGTGCGCCGCAGCAAGCTGTATTACATCCGCGAAAAGGTAAACCGCGAGATTAAGCGTCAGATGCGTCGAATGAGCTTGGTATCTATGGCTACAGAGTCAGGTGCAGAAGCAGCTGCTCGTGAGGCAGAAGAGGCTAAGAAGGCCGAGGAGGAAGCGGCTAAGGCTGCTGAAGCGGAGGCGGCTAAGGCAGCAGAAGTTGCTGCTGCAGAAGCACCAGCTGAAGAAAAGGCTCCTGAAGCTGCTCCAGAGACTCCAACAGAAGAGGCGACTGAAGAAAAGAAAGACTAA
- a CDS encoding NUDIX domain-containing protein, which yields MKNLLTIHEQDIVPEAPVIDTGNFRKREAARAVVSDNAGKIALLRVGLYDYHKLPGGGIDEGENIPTALERELLEEIGCKAEVTGEVGEIIEYRNQFELEQISYCFIATQIGEKGEPDFTEKELREQFSIVWADNIDGAIALLEQDKPTNYEGKFIQKRDLALLRAAKSPATV from the coding sequence ATGAAAAACCTACTTACAATTCACGAACAAGACATTGTGCCAGAAGCACCAGTTATAGACACTGGCAATTTTCGCAAGCGTGAAGCCGCTCGTGCGGTTGTGTCTGACAATGCTGGTAAAATTGCCCTGTTGCGTGTCGGGCTTTACGATTACCACAAATTGCCTGGCGGTGGTATTGACGAGGGCGAGAACATACCAACAGCACTAGAACGGGAGTTGTTAGAAGAAATCGGCTGTAAAGCTGAAGTAACTGGTGAAGTTGGCGAGATTATTGAATATCGTAACCAATTTGAGCTAGAGCAAATATCTTATTGTTTTATTGCTACGCAAATTGGCGAAAAGGGCGAGCCAGACTTTACCGAGAAAGAACTGCGAGAACAGTTTTCAATAGTTTGGGCAGACAACATTGATGGTGCTATTGCACTTCTTGAACAAGACAAACCGACAAATTACGAAGGCAAGTTTATACAAAAACGCGACCTTGCATTATTGAGAGCAGCAAAGTCGCCTGCAACGGTGTAA
- a CDS encoding tRNA-binding protein: MSITFDDFAKLEIRIGTIEAVELVEGADKLLKLTVDVGEAQPRQILSGIRQFVAEPEALVGKQCPFLLNLEPRVIRGLESQGMIMAGGEGDVFTLLHPDKIVEPGTIVR, encoded by the coding sequence ATGTCCATTACATTTGATGATTTCGCAAAATTAGAGATTCGCATCGGTACTATTGAAGCAGTGGAGCTTGTCGAGGGGGCTGATAAGCTCCTTAAGTTGACAGTCGACGTTGGTGAAGCACAGCCCCGTCAGATTCTGTCGGGCATCAGACAGTTTGTGGCCGAGCCGGAAGCCTTGGTGGGGAAGCAGTGTCCATTTCTGCTCAACCTTGAGCCGCGAGTGATTCGAGGGCTGGAAAGTCAGGGGATGATTATGGCTGGTGGTGAAGGTGACGTGTTTACACTCTTACATCCCGATAAAATAGTAGAGCCTGGAACCATAGTACGATAA
- the uppS gene encoding di-trans,poly-cis-decaprenylcistransferase, giving the protein MVEVKVIPTCVGFIMDGNRRWAKAQGLPTLEGHRKGAEVFGDTIKWLQESGVAHGVYYAFSTENWQRDKAEVGYLMDLFREVLRTTAKEHGVRLRVVGRVNDFADDIQKQISEIESETAAQEYTTTIWVALSYGGRAEIVAAVNEAIARGEKVTEESFEKILWTAKMPDPDIIVRTGGEQRLSNFMTWKSVYSEFLFLEKPWPALTKADFIGILDAYGNRERRKGK; this is encoded by the coding sequence ATGGTTGAAGTAAAGGTAATACCAACTTGTGTTGGTTTTATTATGGACGGCAATCGCCGCTGGGCAAAAGCGCAAGGGTTGCCGACTCTAGAGGGGCACCGAAAAGGTGCTGAGGTGTTTGGAGATACTATCAAATGGCTACAGGAGAGTGGCGTTGCGCATGGGGTCTACTATGCATTCTCAACCGAGAATTGGCAGCGGGACAAAGCAGAGGTGGGGTATTTGATGGATTTATTTCGAGAGGTGCTTAGGACTACTGCCAAGGAGCACGGCGTTCGTTTGCGAGTAGTTGGGAGAGTGAATGACTTTGCAGATGATATTCAGAAGCAAATTAGTGAGATTGAGTCCGAGACTGCAGCGCAGGAATACACGACGACTATTTGGGTAGCGCTCTCGTATGGTGGAAGGGCAGAGATTGTGGCAGCGGTAAATGAAGCGATTGCGCGCGGTGAGAAAGTGACTGAAGAAAGTTTTGAAAAAATACTTTGGACGGCTAAGATGCCCGATCCAGACATTATTGTGCGTACCGGTGGGGAACAGCGTTTGTCGAATTTTATGACCTGGAAGTCCGTCTATAGTGAATTTTTATTTCTTGAAAAGCCGTGGCCCGCTTTGACCAAAGCTGATTTTATCGGCATACTGGATGCCTATGGAAACCGAGAGCGACGTAAAGGAAAATAA
- a CDS encoding ABC transporter ATP-binding protein: MNIIETVGLRKTFTNGDVEQEVLKGVDVSVAAGEFVAIMGRSGAGKSTLLYQLSALDEPTTGRVVVDGQDLSLMTEAEVTEFRLYTMGYVFQDYALIPDLSAAENIITPLLMRGIAWGEAEELALAALDAVGLTTKANNLPSQLSGGEQQRVSIARAIAGRPKIIFADEPTANLDSVSGKAVIDLLISLHRTYKQTIVMVTHEAEYTAFCDRVIHLEDGQIMTEETAMRPPVTSS, from the coding sequence ATGAATATTATTGAAACAGTTGGATTGCGTAAGACATTTACGAATGGCGACGTTGAGCAGGAAGTTTTGAAGGGTGTTGACGTGAGTGTTGCTGCTGGTGAATTTGTGGCGATTATGGGTAGATCTGGGGCGGGAAAGTCAACTTTGCTGTATCAGTTGTCTGCCCTCGATGAACCAACGACTGGTCGTGTGGTGGTTGATGGACAAGATCTCTCGCTGATGACAGAGGCTGAGGTGACGGAATTTCGCTTGTACACTATGGGGTACGTTTTTCAAGATTATGCTCTAATTCCTGACTTAAGCGCCGCAGAGAATATTATTACGCCGCTTTTGATGCGAGGTATCGCGTGGGGAGAGGCTGAGGAATTGGCGTTGGCGGCGCTTGATGCCGTCGGCTTAACAACAAAAGCCAATAATCTTCCGTCACAACTGTCTGGTGGCGAACAACAGCGTGTGTCCATCGCTCGGGCCATCGCCGGCCGCCCAAAAATTATTTTTGCTGATGAGCCGACCGCCAATCTTGATAGTGTGTCGGGTAAGGCAGTGATTGATCTTTTGATTTCGCTTCATCGCACGTACAAGCAAACCATCGTTATGGTTACTCACGAAGCGGAATACACAGCATTTTGCGATCGAGTAATTCACCTAGAAGACGGCCAGATCATGACTGAAGAAACTGCCATGCGACCACCCGTTACAAGCTCGTAG
- a CDS encoding acylphosphatase — MIEIHCVVTGQVQGVAYRAYAQESATELGLVGYVKNKPDGTVFVVAQGEPDALKSFVEYLHEGSLMAVVEGVAVEWRSAGKTYLEFSVLH, encoded by the coding sequence ATGATTGAAATTCACTGTGTGGTGACGGGGCAGGTGCAGGGAGTAGCGTACCGCGCCTACGCGCAAGAGTCAGCGACTGAGCTCGGGCTGGTGGGGTACGTGAAAAATAAGCCAGATGGCACCGTGTTTGTGGTGGCGCAGGGCGAGCCAGACGCACTTAAGTCTTTTGTAGAGTATCTGCATGAAGGGTCGCTCATGGCAGTAGTAGAGGGGGTGGCAGTGGAATGGCGGAGTGCCGGCAAAACCTACCTGGAATTTTCAGTGTTACATTAA
- a CDS encoding SGNH/GDSL hydrolase family protein, protein MNTNPQAKVILCYGDSNTWGQNDDKNTGSRYPVNVRWTGKLQELLGNDYYVIEEGLGGRTTDLEHYNPDKPSRNGLTYFVPCLTSHSPTDIVVIMLGTNDLKVQYSRPVAEIADALKPFINAVREASQETKILSVSPIYVNDRAPKFDEYYHDTYDQQSAEKSKQLATEIQRVASETGSLFFDASTVAKAGLDGIHFDQQSHPALVQAVAEIFRSRL, encoded by the coding sequence ATGAATACAAACCCACAAGCAAAAGTAATTCTATGTTATGGCGACAGCAACACTTGGGGTCAAAATGACGACAAAAACACTGGCAGCAGATACCCTGTAAATGTTCGCTGGACTGGCAAATTACAAGAACTTTTAGGTAATGACTACTATGTTATTGAGGAAGGCTTGGGCGGACGCACCACAGACCTAGAACATTACAACCCCGACAAGCCATCACGCAACGGACTTACTTATTTTGTGCCTTGTCTAACAAGCCACTCGCCAACTGATATTGTCGTCATTATGCTTGGCACAAACGACCTAAAAGTACAATACTCACGACCAGTTGCCGAAATCGCTGACGCACTAAAACCATTTATTAACGCAGTACGAGAAGCCTCGCAAGAAACGAAGATTTTGTCAGTAAGTCCAATTTATGTAAATGACCGTGCGCCGAAATTTGACGAATACTATCACGATACATACGACCAGCAGTCTGCCGAAAAATCAAAGCAACTGGCAACCGAAATACAAAGGGTAGCCAGTGAAACTGGCTCGCTATTCTTTGACGCAAGCACAGTTGCAAAGGCTGGACTTGACGGCATACATTTTGACCAACAGTCGCACCCTGCGCTTGTGCAAGCCGTAGCGGAAATATTCAGGAGCAGATTATGA
- the pilM gene encoding pilus assembly protein PilM, translating into MSVLSRLIPPPSYLTMPCVGVDISDTSLKYVSFHSNAWSKADRQIKDWGDIPVPNGVLDRGQVVDPQQLTAVLKEFKTATKGEFVRVSLPEERAYLFETEIRRSTPAKEVRGLLEFRLEENVPIPSKDVLFDYVILPSDSDSRVAQVVVAAYARETIMQYYEACVAAGLRPVSFEVEAQAMARAVVPKDVTGAVMLVDFGKTRTGIGIAYKGVLLYTSTIDVGGDVLSQALRRVLGAEIAESELTKIKNTRGLIRGVDSGEAADALLNAVSIIKDEIATRMQYWHLRNGNSDMRRIGSIVLCGGSANLKGLPAYFSETLGVPTVRANVWENTFSLDHIVPPIDRNHSFGYATAIGLALKDSA; encoded by the coding sequence ATGTCGGTTCTTTCTCGCTTGATTCCTCCGCCGAGCTATCTCACCATGCCTTGTGTCGGGGTGGATATTTCGGATACGTCACTAAAATACGTTTCATTTCATTCAAACGCTTGGTCAAAAGCTGATCGTCAGATAAAAGACTGGGGAGATATCCCCGTTCCGAATGGTGTGCTTGATCGCGGTCAGGTGGTTGATCCGCAACAATTGACTGCGGTGTTGAAGGAGTTTAAAACAGCAACCAAAGGAGAGTTTGTGCGAGTGTCGCTTCCTGAAGAGCGAGCATATCTTTTCGAAACTGAAATTAGACGAAGTACACCAGCTAAGGAGGTGCGTGGACTTCTAGAATTTCGTTTGGAAGAGAATGTGCCGATTCCATCAAAAGATGTGCTGTTCGACTATGTGATACTACCATCAGATAGTGATAGCCGAGTGGCGCAAGTGGTGGTCGCAGCGTACGCGCGCGAAACAATTATGCAGTATTACGAAGCGTGTGTTGCGGCAGGACTTCGTCCGGTGTCGTTTGAAGTTGAGGCGCAAGCCATGGCGCGGGCAGTGGTTCCGAAAGATGTCACAGGCGCAGTGATGCTTGTTGATTTCGGTAAGACCAGAACTGGTATTGGCATTGCGTACAAGGGGGTTTTGCTCTACACCTCAACCATTGACGTGGGTGGCGACGTATTGTCGCAAGCGTTACGTCGAGTGTTGGGGGCAGAGATTGCTGAATCTGAGCTTACCAAAATAAAGAATACTCGCGGACTCATTCGTGGAGTTGATTCAGGTGAAGCGGCAGACGCGCTTTTAAATGCTGTGTCAATCATTAAAGATGAGATTGCTACACGTATGCAGTATTGGCATTTACGGAATGGTAATAGTGACATGCGACGGATTGGATCGATTGTGCTGTGTGGTGGTAGCGCAAATCTCAAAGGTCTCCCTGCGTATTTTTCTGAAACCTTAGGTGTGCCGACGGTGCGTGCCAATGTTTGGGAAAATACTTTTTCGCTCGATCACATCGTGCCGCCGATTGATCGAAATCATTCTTTTGGCTACGCAACAGCGATTGGTTTAGCACTAAAGGATTCAGCATAA
- a CDS encoding RluA family pseudouridine synthase, producing the protein METESDVKENNLTEPVVLFENDDVLVINKPYGWITHEDGVGDDPTVVEWFCARVPEAKGVGEVGYSPQGAELDRSGIVHRLDRETSGVLILAKHQEAYVHLKQAFKDRAVYKEYRAVVYGRMNDRWGTINRPIGRSTKDFRKRSAERGAKGELREAITDFERIGMGEYEDEAFSYVKLIPKTGRTHQLRVHLRALDRPIVMDALYADYKIPKSNNLGLNRLALHAHMLELTLPSGEEERFIAPVPKEIEEAVEKIVE; encoded by the coding sequence ATGGAAACCGAGAGCGACGTAAAGGAAAATAATCTAACGGAGCCGGTGGTGCTGTTTGAAAATGACGATGTGCTCGTCATTAATAAGCCGTATGGCTGGATAACGCACGAAGATGGCGTAGGTGATGATCCGACCGTGGTCGAGTGGTTTTGTGCGCGCGTGCCCGAAGCGAAAGGGGTGGGGGAAGTGGGCTATTCGCCGCAGGGTGCGGAGCTTGATCGTTCTGGGATTGTGCACCGGCTCGACCGCGAGACGTCTGGTGTCTTGATTTTGGCCAAGCATCAAGAGGCATACGTGCACCTAAAGCAAGCCTTTAAAGACCGGGCGGTATACAAGGAATATCGCGCCGTAGTGTATGGGCGAATGAACGACCGTTGGGGCACCATCAACCGCCCTATCGGGCGCAGTACGAAAGACTTTAGAAAGCGCTCAGCCGAGCGCGGGGCGAAAGGTGAACTTCGTGAAGCGATTACTGACTTCGAGCGGATTGGTATGGGGGAATACGAAGACGAGGCGTTTTCCTACGTGAAGTTGATTCCCAAGACAGGTCGCACGCACCAACTGCGCGTGCATTTGCGCGCGCTCGACCGACCGATTGTGATGGATGCTCTCTATGCAGATTACAAAATCCCTAAATCAAACAACCTTGGTCTTAATCGTCTCGCGCTTCATGCGCATATGCTTGAGCTTACACTGCCGAGTGGAGAAGAAGAGCGTTTTATTGCCCCAGTGCCAAAGGAGATCGAAGAGGCGGTTGAAAAGATCGTAGAATAG
- the ruvX gene encoding Holliday junction resolvase RuvX: protein MKRMGIDFGSKKIGIAITDDAGVMAFPYGVIPNNAQFFAAIEKLVTERSIAEIVVGHSLDNNGEPNKIHAAVEEFITDVTLQIGIPVHLEPEQYSSQMAARVTGKNAQIDAAAAALILESFITKEKTR, encoded by the coding sequence ATGAAACGAATGGGTATTGACTTTGGTTCAAAAAAAATAGGAATTGCGATAACCGATGATGCCGGAGTGATGGCGTTTCCGTATGGTGTTATTCCCAATAATGCGCAGTTTTTTGCGGCCATCGAAAAACTGGTGACCGAGCGTAGCATCGCTGAGATAGTGGTTGGGCATTCGCTTGATAATAATGGTGAGCCCAATAAAATCCACGCTGCAGTCGAGGAGTTTATTACTGATGTGACGCTGCAAATCGGTATTCCTGTTCATCTGGAGCCCGAACAGTATTCTTCTCAAATGGCAGCTCGCGTCACCGGAAAAAACGCACAGATTGATGCCGCTGCCGCTGCGCTCATTTTGGAAAGTTTTATTACTAAAGAAAAGACTAGATAA